From the Streptomyces sp. Tu 2975 genome, one window contains:
- a CDS encoding type 1 glutamine amidotransferase domain-containing protein, translating into MLIAFLTAHEGVEQVELTQPWQAVSDSGDKPQLVSTRSGRVQAFNHLDKADSFPVDQVVADTSVDEFGALVLPGGVANPDALRMDADAVAFVKAFFDAGKPVAAICHAPWTLIEADVVRGRSLTSWPSLRTDIRNAGGEWVDEQVRVCEAAPSTLITSRKPGDLEAFCDAFTAEFAKVSGVGASR; encoded by the coding sequence ATGCTGATCGCGTTTCTGACCGCCCATGAAGGAGTGGAGCAGGTCGAACTCACCCAGCCCTGGCAGGCCGTGTCGGACTCCGGGGACAAACCGCAACTCGTATCGACGCGTTCCGGCCGGGTGCAGGCGTTCAACCACCTCGACAAGGCGGACTCCTTCCCCGTCGACCAGGTGGTCGCGGACACGTCGGTGGACGAGTTCGGTGCGCTGGTGCTGCCCGGCGGTGTGGCCAATCCCGACGCGCTGCGTATGGACGCCGACGCCGTGGCGTTCGTCAAGGCGTTCTTCGACGCGGGCAAGCCCGTCGCGGCGATCTGCCACGCGCCGTGGACGCTGATCGAGGCCGACGTGGTCCGCGGCCGCAGTCTCACCTCGTGGCCCAGCCTGCGTACCGACATCCGCAACGCGGGCGGGGAATGGGTGGACGAGCAGGTGCGCGTCTGCGAGGCGGCGCCGAGCACGCTGATCACCAGCCGCAAGCCGGGGGACCTCGAGGCGTTCTGCGACGCCTTCACCGCCGAGTTCGCGAAGGTTTCCGGCGTCGGCGCGAGCCGCTGA
- a CDS encoding DUF6158 family protein, which translates to MNETEHGHKGVDPADLSEQDLLRELETIHRSRHDTLLYGSAAALEAHNVRMADLEAEYLRRHPDRSAAAGRTRSGARGRTQ; encoded by the coding sequence GTGAACGAGACCGAGCACGGGCACAAGGGCGTCGACCCGGCGGACCTCAGCGAACAGGATCTGCTGCGGGAACTGGAGACCATCCACCGCAGCCGCCACGACACACTGCTCTACGGCTCGGCCGCCGCCCTGGAGGCGCACAATGTGCGGATGGCGGACCTGGAGGCCGAGTATCTGCGGCGCCACCCCGACCGGTCGGCGGCTGCGGGCCGTACCCGTTCCGGGGCTCGGGGAAGGACCCAGTGA
- the meaB gene encoding methylmalonyl Co-A mutase-associated GTPase MeaB codes for MPPRIDIDAYVKGVRDGSRAYIARAVTLVESTRPDHRALAQRLLTELLPFAGAARRVGISGVPGVGKSTFIDALGSMLTGLGHRVAVLAVDPSSTRTGGSILGDKTRMERLAVDPAAFVRPSPSSGTLGGVAKATRETMVVMEAAGYDVVLVETVGVGQSETAVAGMVDSFLLLSLARTGDQLQGIKKGVLELADVIAVNKADGPHERDARSAARELAGALRLMNPADAAWTPPVLSCSAREGTGLEAVWERLEQHRTVLGSTGALDAKRREQQIGWTWAMVHDTLLDRLHRHQGVRELTAGLEEQVRGGRLTATLAAERILEAFAQPEPQQP; via the coding sequence ATGCCACCGAGGATCGACATCGACGCCTATGTGAAGGGCGTGAGGGACGGCTCGCGGGCGTACATCGCCCGCGCCGTCACGCTGGTGGAGTCGACCCGCCCGGACCACCGGGCGCTCGCACAGCGGCTGCTGACGGAGCTGCTGCCGTTCGCCGGGGCGGCCCGGCGGGTGGGCATCAGCGGGGTACCAGGCGTCGGCAAGTCCACGTTCATCGACGCACTGGGCTCGATGCTCACGGGCCTCGGCCACCGCGTGGCGGTGCTCGCCGTCGACCCGTCGTCCACCCGCACCGGCGGCTCCATCCTGGGCGACAAGACCCGGATGGAGCGCCTGGCGGTGGACCCGGCGGCGTTCGTACGCCCCTCCCCCAGCTCGGGGACGCTGGGAGGGGTCGCCAAGGCGACCCGGGAGACGATGGTCGTGATGGAAGCCGCGGGCTACGACGTCGTACTGGTGGAGACGGTGGGCGTCGGCCAGTCGGAGACCGCCGTGGCGGGCATGGTCGACTCGTTCCTGCTGCTCAGCCTCGCCCGTACCGGCGACCAGTTGCAGGGCATCAAGAAGGGCGTGCTGGAACTTGCCGACGTGATCGCCGTCAACAAGGCCGACGGTCCGCACGAGCGCGACGCCCGCTCCGCCGCCCGGGAACTCGCCGGGGCACTGCGTCTGATGAACCCGGCGGACGCCGCGTGGACCCCGCCCGTGCTGTCGTGCAGCGCCCGGGAGGGCACCGGGCTGGAAGCTGTGTGGGAGCGCCTGGAGCAGCACCGGACGGTCCTGGGCTCGACAGGTGCTCTCGACGCCAAGCGCCGCGAGCAGCAGATCGGCTGGACGTGGGCGATGGTCCACGACACCCTGCTGGACCGGTTGCACAGGCACCAGGGGGTACGGGAGCTGACGGCCGGTCTAGAGGAGCAGGTCCGTGGCGGTCGGCTGACCGCCACGCTGGCCGCGGAGCGCATCCTCGAAGCCTTCGCCCAGCCGGAGCCGCAGCAGCCGTAG
- a CDS encoding CBS domain-containing protein, translated as MAELVREVMTAGVAAVRPDASLVEAARLMRDLDIGDVLVADGDTVVGMLTDRDITLRSVAEGADPAGVSASSACTPDPVCVAPDDSVESAVRLMRAHAVRRLPVVEDGRPLGVVSLGDLAASQDPHSALAEISVAESNNERS; from the coding sequence ATGGCAGAGCTCGTAAGAGAAGTCATGACGGCCGGGGTGGCGGCAGTGCGGCCGGACGCCTCACTCGTCGAGGCGGCGCGGCTGATGCGGGACCTGGACATCGGCGATGTGCTGGTCGCCGACGGCGACACGGTGGTCGGGATGCTCACCGACCGGGACATCACCCTCCGCTCGGTCGCCGAGGGCGCGGATCCCGCCGGCGTAAGCGCCTCCTCCGCGTGCACCCCCGACCCGGTGTGCGTGGCCCCCGACGATTCCGTGGAGTCCGCGGTGCGGCTGATGCGCGCCCACGCGGTGCGCCGGCTGCCGGTCGTGGAGGACGGCCGCCCGCTCGGCGTGGTGAGCCTCGGAGACCTCGCCGCCTCACAGGATCCGCACTCCGCGCTGGCGGAGATCAGTGTCGCCGAGAGCAACAACGAAAGGAGCTGA
- a CDS encoding plasmid stabilization protein, which yields MPRGSSSKRERQYEHIKEGAEERGASEKRAKEMAARTVNKERARSGESKSASKTSTQDMSSSRRGGKRSHSGSEGPTYDQLYAEAQRRNVHGRSSMNKDELKRSLGK from the coding sequence ATGCCACGCGGTTCGAGTTCCAAGAGGGAACGACAGTACGAGCACATCAAGGAGGGGGCCGAGGAGCGCGGAGCGAGCGAGAAGCGCGCCAAGGAGATGGCCGCGCGCACGGTCAACAAGGAGCGTGCCCGCTCGGGCGAGTCCAAGAGCGCGAGCAAGACGTCCACGCAGGACATGTCGTCCTCGCGCCGGGGCGGCAAGCGGTCGCACAGCGGCTCGGAAGGCCCCACGTACGACCAGCTGTACGCGGAGGCGCAGCGCCGCAACGTGCACGGTCGCTCTTCCATGAACAAGGACGAGCTCAAGCGGTCATTGGGGAAGTGA
- a CDS encoding HAMP domain-containing protein: MDASSSKPEPLRGRPPAELSEEGLTKLLAGLTAVRDGDLSVRLPYDSGLLGEIAAIYNGMVDQLSLVTSEVTRVAREVGGQGLLGGQAREPQVKGVWWELTSGVNTMADNLTSQVRSIAQVATAVARGDLTQKIRVDARGEILELKETINTMVDQLSSFAEEVSRVAREVGTDGNLGGQATVRGVSGTWKDLTDNVNSMATNLTNQVRNIAQVTTAVARGDLTRRIDVDARGEILELKTTINTMVDQLSSFAAEVTRVAREVGSEGRLGGQAEVEGVSGTWKRLTENVNELAGNLTRQVRAIAEVTSAVAEGDLTRSITVEAPGEVGDLKDNINAMVESLRATIRANEEQDWLKTNLARISGLMQGTRSLTKVAELIMDEVAPLVRAQYGGFFLAEEGEEGTELVMIAAYGAQDGLVGQGRRIRLGQSLVGQAARSRRTIEVHDLPPGYATVFSGTGRTDPNHLVVLPVVLEDQLLGVVELAAVQPLTVVHRDFLDQFIESVGVNVSSLIANTRTDELLDRSQRLTVELSNRSKELQARQAELQRSNAELKEKAALLADRNRDIERKNLEIEQARQELEARAQQLSRTSMYKSEFLANMSHELRTPLNSLLILAQLLAQNLEGNLTEKQVDYAEVIHSAGSDLLQLINDILDLSKVEAGKMPVHPAAFPLSGLMEHVEATFRPVATERELTFEAVAEPDAPQWLTTDESRLRQVLRNLLSNALKFTDQGRVELRVAAAGEEEVPSSLRDAGPVVAFRVADTGIGIPADRLESMFGAFQQGDGTTSRHYGGTGLGLSISREVARLLGGTIEAQSTLGRGSCFTLYLPVHRRGSTRAEPDHANGEPGTAGDRPVVPVGDRTVLVVDDDTRNVFALTELLEHEGVHVITADNGRTGIELVRTRHDIGLVVMDVMMAGTDGYSAMAAIRKLPHAADVPIIVVTAKAMAGDRSEALAAGADDYVSKPVDTDRLVAKIRLWLEQGR; this comes from the coding sequence ATGGACGCGTCCAGCAGTAAGCCCGAGCCCCTACGGGGCCGGCCTCCCGCGGAGCTGAGCGAGGAGGGACTCACCAAGCTGCTGGCCGGACTGACCGCCGTGCGCGACGGAGACCTCTCCGTCCGGCTGCCCTACGACTCCGGCCTGCTCGGCGAGATCGCCGCCATCTACAACGGCATGGTGGACCAGCTCTCCCTCGTCACCTCCGAGGTCACGAGGGTGGCCCGTGAGGTCGGCGGACAGGGCCTGCTCGGCGGCCAGGCCAGGGAGCCGCAGGTCAAGGGCGTGTGGTGGGAGCTCACCTCCGGCGTGAACACCATGGCGGACAACCTCACCTCCCAGGTCCGTTCCATCGCGCAGGTCGCCACAGCCGTGGCCCGCGGCGACCTCACACAGAAGATCAGGGTCGACGCGCGGGGCGAGATCCTCGAGCTCAAGGAGACCATCAACACCATGGTCGACCAGCTCTCCTCGTTCGCGGAGGAGGTATCCAGGGTCGCCCGTGAGGTCGGGACCGACGGGAACCTCGGCGGTCAGGCCACCGTTCGCGGTGTCTCCGGCACCTGGAAGGACCTCACCGACAACGTCAACTCGATGGCGACCAACCTCACCAACCAGGTCCGCAACATCGCCCAGGTCACCACCGCGGTCGCCCGCGGTGACCTGACCAGAAGGATCGACGTCGACGCCCGGGGCGAGATCCTCGAGCTCAAGACCACCATCAACACCATGGTCGACCAGCTCTCCTCGTTCGCGGCCGAGGTCACGAGGGTGGCCCGTGAGGTCGGCAGTGAAGGACGACTGGGCGGGCAGGCCGAGGTCGAGGGCGTCTCCGGCACCTGGAAGCGGCTCACGGAGAACGTCAACGAACTCGCCGGGAACCTGACCCGGCAGGTGCGCGCCATCGCCGAGGTCACCAGCGCGGTCGCCGAGGGGGACCTCACCCGCTCCATCACCGTCGAGGCGCCCGGCGAGGTCGGCGACCTCAAGGACAACATCAACGCCATGGTGGAGTCGCTGCGGGCGACGATCCGCGCCAACGAGGAACAGGACTGGCTCAAGACGAACCTCGCCCGGATCTCCGGCCTCATGCAGGGCACCAGGAGCCTGACCAAGGTGGCCGAGCTGATCATGGACGAAGTGGCGCCACTGGTCCGCGCCCAGTACGGCGGGTTCTTTCTCGCCGAGGAGGGTGAGGAGGGGACCGAACTCGTCATGATCGCCGCGTACGGGGCCCAGGACGGCCTCGTCGGCCAAGGCCGCCGTATCCGGCTCGGCCAGTCCCTGGTCGGGCAGGCCGCCCGCAGCAGGCGCACGATCGAGGTGCACGACCTGCCGCCGGGCTACGCGACGGTCTTCTCCGGCACGGGCCGCACGGACCCGAACCACCTCGTCGTGCTGCCCGTCGTCCTCGAGGACCAGTTGCTGGGCGTCGTGGAACTCGCCGCGGTACAGCCCCTGACGGTCGTCCACCGCGACTTCCTCGACCAGTTCATCGAGTCGGTAGGCGTCAACGTCAGCTCGCTGATAGCCAACACCCGCACCGACGAGCTGCTCGACAGGTCCCAGCGGCTGACCGTGGAACTCAGCAACCGCTCCAAGGAACTGCAGGCCCGCCAGGCGGAGTTGCAGCGCTCCAACGCCGAACTCAAGGAGAAGGCGGCACTGCTCGCCGACCGAAACCGTGACATCGAACGCAAGAACCTGGAGATCGAGCAGGCCCGCCAGGAGCTGGAGGCCCGCGCACAGCAGCTGTCGCGGACCTCGATGTACAAGTCCGAGTTCCTGGCCAACATGAGCCACGAGCTGCGCACACCGCTCAACAGCCTGCTGATCCTGGCCCAGTTGCTCGCACAGAACCTCGAGGGCAATCTCACCGAGAAACAGGTGGACTACGCCGAGGTCATCCACTCCGCGGGCTCCGACCTGCTCCAGCTGATCAACGACATCCTCGACCTGTCCAAGGTCGAGGCCGGCAAGATGCCCGTCCATCCCGCGGCCTTCCCCCTCAGCGGGCTCATGGAGCACGTCGAGGCCACGTTCCGGCCCGTGGCGACCGAACGCGAGCTCACCTTCGAGGCCGTGGCGGAGCCCGACGCGCCACAGTGGCTGACCACCGACGAGTCGCGGCTCCGCCAGGTGCTGCGCAACCTGCTGTCGAACGCGCTGAAGTTCACCGACCAGGGGCGGGTCGAGCTGCGGGTCGCCGCCGCGGGCGAGGAGGAGGTGCCCTCGTCGCTGCGGGACGCCGGGCCCGTCGTCGCCTTCCGTGTCGCAGACACCGGCATCGGCATTCCCGCCGACCGGCTGGAGAGCATGTTCGGCGCCTTCCAGCAGGGCGACGGAACCACCTCCCGCCACTACGGCGGCACCGGTCTCGGGTTGTCGATCAGCCGGGAGGTCGCCCGGCTGCTGGGCGGCACCATCGAGGCGCAGAGCACCCTCGGACGAGGCAGCTGCTTCACCCTGTACCTGCCGGTCCACCGTCGGGGTTCCACCCGGGCAGAGCCCGACCACGCGAACGGCGAACCCGGCACCGCAGGCGACCGGCCCGTCGTGCCGGTCGGAGACCGTACGGTCCTGGTGGTCGACGACGACACGCGCAACGTTTTCGCGCTCACCGAACTGCTCGAGCACGAAGGCGTGCACGTCATCACGGCGGACAACGGCAGGACCGGCATCGAACTGGTGCGGACCCGACACGACATCGGCCTTGTCGTGATGGACGTGATGATGGCGGGGACGGACGGCTACTCCGCCATGGCGGCGATCAGGAAACTGCCGCACGCCGCCGATGTGCCGATCATCGTCGTCACCGCGAAGGCGATGGCGGGCGACCGGTCGGAAGCGCTGGCGGCGGGAGCGGACGACTACGTGTCCAAGCCGGTCGACACCGACCGGCTCGTGGCGAAGATCCGGCTCTGGCTGGAACAGGGCCGCTGA
- a CDS encoding endonuclease produces the protein MSTRGSGGKDERQRALLHTLLEDHGRTYAEEAGITLRDTPQPLYRLLVLAHLLSARIRASVAVAAARELSDAGMRSPEAMRKASWQERVDALGRGGYRRYDERTATQLGDGAELLIERYGGDLRRMRKQADGDVDELRRLLREVPGIGPAGVDIFLREVQAVWPEAGPMLDEKALQGARRLGVADDPGTLLKLADDADAAHLAAGLVRAALDKELAGSVKEHATA, from the coding sequence ATGAGCACCCGAGGGAGCGGCGGGAAGGACGAGCGGCAGCGCGCCCTGCTGCACACGCTCCTCGAGGACCACGGGCGTACGTATGCCGAGGAGGCGGGGATCACGCTGCGGGACACGCCGCAGCCGCTGTACCGGCTGCTGGTCCTCGCCCATCTGCTGAGTGCGCGCATCCGGGCCTCGGTCGCGGTCGCGGCGGCCCGTGAGCTGAGCGACGCGGGCATGCGCAGCCCCGAGGCGATGCGGAAGGCGTCGTGGCAGGAGCGCGTCGACGCCCTCGGGCGCGGTGGCTACCGCCGTTACGACGAGCGCACGGCGACGCAGCTCGGCGACGGCGCGGAGCTGCTGATCGAGCGGTACGGCGGTGATCTGCGGCGGATGCGGAAGCAGGCCGACGGCGACGTCGACGAGCTGCGCCGCCTTCTGCGTGAGGTCCCTGGCATCGGTCCGGCGGGCGTGGACATCTTCCTGCGGGAGGTGCAGGCCGTCTGGCCGGAGGCCGGGCCGATGCTGGACGAGAAAGCCCTTCAGGGCGCCCGTCGCCTCGGGGTCGCCGACGACCCGGGGACGCTGCTGAAGCTCGCGGACGACGCCGACGCGGCGCACCTCGCGGCAGGACTGGTGCGGGCCGCTCTCGACAAGGAACTCGCCGGTTCGGTGAAGGAACACGCGACGGCCTGA
- a CDS encoding Vms1/Ankzf1 family peptidyl-tRNA hydrolase, whose protein sequence is MQLSFLTPLYERPGPWASVHLDTGWENESTTRRRELQARDVCDSLARQGADDATGRAVHDALMSRPGPTHGAGRAVFATAGQVVLDPPLATPPAVSADVRWSALPHVSPLLDLGAREPVCLVAYIDRLGADLEVRTPVASRPAGHAEGWDWPVHRTGRDDWSEWHFQRSVENTWEHNAGEIAAAIAARGQEVKADLIVLAGGARERRAVHDRLPPQLRPIAVETEHGGRAEGATTRLLDKDIESALHELALRTTENELDRFRAAHDSVAQTVPDLVEAAREHRIAELFVRPDGADTQREVWVGSEPDQLAVRRTESQYLGETRPSAARADDALLRSAVVTGAEVQSVPADGSHDVPVGGLGALLRWPYEAGERR, encoded by the coding sequence ATGCAGCTGTCGTTTCTCACCCCTCTCTACGAGCGTCCAGGTCCATGGGCCAGCGTTCATCTCGACACCGGATGGGAGAACGAGTCGACCACGAGGCGGCGTGAGCTGCAGGCCCGCGATGTGTGCGACTCCCTCGCACGGCAAGGGGCAGACGACGCGACCGGGCGTGCTGTCCACGACGCCCTGATGTCACGGCCGGGGCCGACGCACGGGGCGGGGCGCGCCGTGTTCGCGACCGCCGGTCAAGTGGTCCTCGACCCGCCGCTCGCCACGCCTCCGGCCGTCTCGGCGGACGTACGGTGGTCCGCCCTGCCGCACGTGTCTCCGCTGCTCGACCTCGGCGCCCGGGAACCGGTGTGCCTGGTCGCCTACATCGACCGGCTCGGCGCGGACCTGGAGGTACGCACCCCGGTCGCCTCCCGTCCCGCCGGCCACGCCGAGGGCTGGGACTGGCCGGTGCACCGTACGGGACGTGACGACTGGTCGGAGTGGCACTTCCAGCGGAGCGTCGAGAACACCTGGGAGCACAACGCCGGCGAGATCGCGGCCGCGATCGCCGCCCGCGGACAGGAGGTGAAGGCCGACCTGATCGTGCTGGCCGGCGGAGCCCGTGAGCGCAGGGCGGTCCATGACAGGCTGCCCCCGCAGCTGCGGCCGATCGCCGTGGAGACCGAGCACGGCGGCCGGGCGGAGGGCGCGACCACCCGGTTGCTGGACAAGGACATCGAGAGCGCACTCCACGAGCTCGCCCTGCGCACCACCGAGAACGAGCTCGACCGGTTCCGCGCCGCCCACGACTCGGTCGCGCAGACGGTCCCCGATCTGGTGGAGGCCGCCCGCGAGCACCGGATCGCCGAGCTGTTCGTGAGGCCGGACGGTGCCGACACCCAGCGCGAGGTCTGGGTCGGCAGCGAGCCCGACCAGCTGGCCGTACGCCGAACGGAGTCGCAGTACTTGGGCGAGACCCGGCCCTCCGCGGCCCGTGCCGACGACGCGCTGCTGCGCTCGGCGGTGGTGACCGGCGCCGAGGTGCAGAGTGTCCCCGCCGACGGCTCCCACGACGTGCCGGTGGGCGGCCTCGGCGCACTGCTGCGCTGGCCGTACGAGGCGGGGGAACGACGATGA
- a CDS encoding SpoIIE family protein phosphatase: MVLPAEGPAGGGRSEQASFVDRLREENAALREELSRRHLTDLATGILAAQLRTAPSEAGEHLDRLAESASLSREDIAADIVNGVAGSIAVTAPGPTDARPGRGEGEDLPPTAEARRLRKVVTAAEAAATVSKGAATLLEGGLRPLGVEALWLWRVTGSGCLRLAGHAGVSALEASQWQWIPPAAPAPVRAAFADGAPVWLPTGPSPGETLPGPSDRAARALFPLRLRGRTVGLALAVWPAAADLDGSLRGALTGLVEVAARVLAAEEVTPSEQPVLDDLLDALAHPAMTLIRDPRTGALLVEHVNGPAADALGGSHRAVGRPVEAAFPLLHVDLEAMSRRARHASAPQRAARLPAEHGSGTGAPLVDVRVLPAGDGRTVVLWHTRSDHRTAGGRAVGRLRGLALFEDDFGSGRSTWTEQTYALFGMPFGSEPVPLTELEPRVHPDDAGELRELLTDLVERRKGAAAVVRVVRHDGGLRHVRIAAEPLLDGADLCGITGVYQDISAEYHTEVALTATFDQLTAVRAQATLRHRLVLQLQQAIVPEMPSLTKLPGLSVAARYRPAAQEYRVGGDWYDILPLPDGKVLMAVGDIAGHGIESATGMVALRNALRGLAFTGHSPARLMAWLNEVTLHTAGHLTATALCALYDPGDRTLLWASAGHLPILLLRHGKARLLDPPQDILLGATRAPVYREATTQLHRGDTLLLFTDGLIERRHDGLDEGLAALRRTAEKLTASQVDEQVDRLLRDATGDTDDDTSLIAVRVG; encoded by the coding sequence GTGGTCCTGCCTGCCGAAGGGCCCGCCGGCGGCGGGCGGAGCGAACAGGCGTCGTTCGTCGACCGCCTCCGCGAGGAGAACGCCGCACTCCGCGAGGAGCTGTCCCGGCGTCACCTGACCGATCTGGCCACCGGGATCCTCGCCGCCCAGCTGCGCACGGCGCCGTCGGAGGCCGGAGAACACCTCGACCGTCTCGCCGAGTCCGCCTCACTGAGCCGCGAGGACATCGCCGCGGACATCGTGAACGGTGTGGCCGGCAGTATCGCCGTCACCGCGCCCGGCCCGACGGACGCCCGCCCCGGCCGCGGAGAGGGCGAAGACCTTCCGCCGACGGCCGAGGCGCGCCGGCTGCGGAAGGTGGTCACGGCCGCCGAGGCCGCAGCCACCGTGTCCAAGGGCGCGGCCACGTTGCTGGAGGGTGGACTGCGGCCGCTCGGTGTGGAGGCTCTGTGGCTCTGGCGGGTGACCGGATCCGGGTGCCTGCGGCTCGCGGGTCACGCGGGGGTGAGCGCCCTCGAGGCGTCGCAGTGGCAGTGGATCCCCCCGGCGGCCCCGGCACCGGTCCGCGCCGCCTTCGCGGACGGAGCGCCTGTATGGCTGCCGACGGGTCCGTCGCCGGGGGAGACGCTGCCCGGTCCCTCGGACCGTGCGGCCCGCGCGCTGTTCCCGCTCCGGTTGCGCGGCAGGACCGTGGGACTGGCGCTCGCCGTCTGGCCTGCCGCCGCCGACCTGGACGGCTCCCTGCGCGGCGCGCTCACGGGCCTGGTCGAGGTCGCGGCGCGGGTGCTGGCGGCCGAGGAGGTGACGCCGTCCGAGCAGCCCGTACTCGACGACCTTCTGGACGCGCTGGCCCATCCGGCGATGACCCTGATACGTGACCCGCGGACGGGTGCCCTGCTCGTCGAGCATGTCAACGGGCCGGCAGCGGATGCGCTGGGCGGCTCGCACCGGGCGGTGGGACGGCCCGTGGAGGCCGCGTTCCCGCTGCTCCATGTCGATCTCGAGGCGATGTCGCGCCGGGCCCGGCACGCAAGCGCCCCGCAGCGGGCAGCGCGGCTTCCCGCCGAACACGGCTCCGGCACCGGCGCGCCGCTGGTGGACGTGCGGGTGCTGCCGGCCGGCGACGGCCGCACCGTCGTGCTGTGGCACACCCGGAGCGACCACCGCACGGCGGGCGGACGGGCCGTCGGCAGGCTGCGGGGCCTGGCGCTCTTCGAGGACGACTTCGGCTCGGGCCGGTCGACCTGGACGGAGCAGACGTACGCGCTCTTCGGGATGCCGTTCGGCTCCGAACCGGTCCCGCTGACCGAGCTGGAACCGCGAGTGCACCCGGACGACGCGGGTGAGCTGCGCGAGTTGCTCACCGATCTGGTCGAGCGGCGCAAGGGCGCCGCGGCCGTCGTCCGCGTGGTCCGCCACGACGGCGGACTGCGCCATGTCCGGATCGCCGCGGAGCCGTTGCTCGACGGGGCGGACCTGTGCGGGATCACCGGCGTCTACCAGGACATCTCGGCCGAGTACCACACGGAGGTCGCGCTGACGGCGACGTTCGACCAGCTCACGGCAGTGCGGGCGCAGGCGACGCTGCGGCACCGGCTGGTGCTCCAGCTCCAGCAGGCGATCGTCCCCGAGATGCCGTCGCTGACGAAGCTGCCCGGGCTGAGCGTGGCGGCCCGCTACCGTCCGGCGGCGCAGGAGTACCGGGTCGGCGGCGACTGGTACGACATCCTCCCGTTGCCCGACGGGAAGGTGCTGATGGCGGTCGGTGACATCGCGGGCCACGGCATCGAATCGGCCACCGGCATGGTCGCCCTGCGCAACGCGCTGCGCGGCCTGGCTTTCACCGGCCACTCCCCCGCCCGGCTGATGGCCTGGCTGAACGAGGTCACCCTGCACACCGCCGGACATCTGACGGCCACCGCGTTGTGCGCGCTGTACGACCCGGGTGACCGGACGCTGCTCTGGGCGAGCGCCGGCCATCTGCCGATCCTGCTGCTGCGTCACGGAAAGGCCCGGCTGCTGGATCCCCCACAGGACATCCTGCTCGGCGCGACGCGCGCACCCGTCTACCGGGAAGCGACGACGCAGCTGCACCGGGGGGACACGCTGCTGCTGTTCACCGACGGACTCATCGAGCGCCGCCACGACGGCCTCGACGAGGGCCTGGCGGCGCTGCGCCGCACGGCCGAGAAGCTCACGGCCTCTCAGGTCGACGAGCAGGTTGACCGTTTGCTGCGGGACGCGACCGGCGACACGGACGACGACACCAGTCTGATCGCCGTGCGCGTCGGCTGA